One genomic segment of Laspinema palackyanum D2c includes these proteins:
- a CDS encoding C39 family peptidase: MKKLSIPCFSPRRINPGLTCIAMCLAYLEADRKPKYSHLQWEDEIYQYARDSKYPPNSPDSLVKIVREYGKSNRFSQNASIEQLEDHLDGGFPIALHGYFTPSGHIVVISGYENGDFWVHDPYGEWYATGYRADLPGAFQRHSYDLIREICGPERLWAHLISN, translated from the coding sequence ATGAAGAAATTGAGCATTCCCTGCTTTTCCCCAAGGCGGATAAATCCAGGATTGACCTGTATTGCGATGTGCCTCGCTTACCTTGAAGCCGATCGCAAGCCAAAATATTCTCACCTTCAATGGGAAGATGAAATTTATCAATATGCGAGGGATAGCAAATACCCACCCAATTCACCCGATTCCCTGGTTAAAATTGTTCGCGAATATGGGAAAAGCAATCGATTTTCCCAGAACGCAAGCATTGAGCAATTAGAGGATCACCTGGATGGGGGGTTCCCCATCGCGCTCCACGGTTATTTCACTCCGTCAGGGCATATAGTTGTCATCTCGGGATACGAAAATGGTGATTTTTGGGTTCATGACCCTTACGGGGAATGGTATGCGACCGGATACCGAGCCGATTTACCAGGCGCTTTTCAACGGCACTCTTACGATTTAATCCGGGAGATTTGCGGGCCCGAAAGACTTTGGGCGCATCTAATCAGTAATTAA
- a CDS encoding tyrosine-type recombinase/integrase has translation MGEFFCRYREAKAQELKPSSLKNLDSVIRKIPDFPRSDISPEAAKAISQYLLRSFSRDSARRALQQLGAACNWAVERGELEANPFENLQLKPQKKRPKVDPFSEAERDRIIAEFERDLLHRHYAGFVKFLFLTGCRTSEAVGLRWGDCDRDFIKFCSPVVEGIRLNSTKTGEVRRFPINSQLKELLESIRPEEVESDRPVFPSKSGDLILPNNFLRRHWKPVLETLRVPYRPQYNTRHSFATFCLARGESPARVAQWIGDSVPTLMRYYAGFISGEIPDF, from the coding sequence TTGGGGGAATTTTTTTGCCGGTACCGAGAGGCTAAGGCTCAGGAGCTTAAGCCCTCCAGCCTGAAAAATCTTGATTCAGTGATTCGGAAGATTCCCGATTTTCCCCGCTCCGATATTTCCCCAGAAGCCGCCAAAGCAATCAGCCAATATTTGCTCCGAAGTTTCTCCCGGGATTCAGCCCGCCGAGCCCTTCAGCAATTGGGAGCCGCTTGCAATTGGGCGGTAGAGCGAGGGGAATTGGAGGCAAATCCCTTTGAAAATCTACAGCTCAAGCCCCAGAAGAAACGGCCAAAAGTCGATCCATTTTCTGAGGCAGAGCGCGATCGCATCATCGCCGAATTCGAGCGCGATCTACTGCACCGACATTATGCCGGGTTTGTGAAATTTCTCTTCCTCACGGGCTGCCGAACTTCTGAGGCTGTTGGGCTTCGCTGGGGAGATTGCGATCGCGACTTCATTAAATTTTGCTCTCCCGTCGTTGAGGGCATCCGCTTAAACTCCACCAAGACCGGGGAGGTGAGGCGGTTCCCGATTAACTCGCAACTTAAGGAATTGCTCGAATCAATCAGGCCGGAGGAAGTGGAGAGCGATCGCCCGGTATTTCCCAGCAAGTCTGGGGATTTGATTCTGCCCAATAACTTTTTGAGGCGGCACTGGAAGCCTGTACTAGAAACGCTGAGGGTTCCCTATCGCCCGCAGTACAACACCCGCCATTCTTTTGCTACCTTCTGCCTTGCCAGAGGTGAAAGCCCTGCCAGAGTAGCTCAATGGATTGGGGATAGCGTACCCACCCTCATGCGCTATTATGCCGGATTCATCTCCGGGGAAATCCCCGATTTTTGA